The sequence CTTTGGAGATCATGTTATGACCGGTGTCGGTTATATGTTTTCCGATGTTGATGGAGATTATATCATTGTCCATACTACACATGTGGGTGACGGAGATTGCTATATTTCTTTAGACTCTAGCGGCTTTGCAGAATATGCGTGGGGACTTTTTGAGCCCTGACAAAAAAATTGGAGTAGTGAGGCTATGAAAAGGTGCAAAATTATTTTGTGTCTACTCCTAGGCTTGTTCGCCCTGCTCGCCGGGCTCTGGCTGTTTCTGCCCTCTGCCGCCCAGGCCACCGGGCTGGATGATTACGCCGCCCACGGCGTTCACCGGGTGGTGTTAATCCCACGCCCTGGCTCCGGCGATCCACAGCGCGAAATTACCGCGCCGGAGGAAATCAATGACATCCTGGACTGGTTCTCCGGCGTCAAGGTGCGCCCCACCCTGGTACGCTACGGCGGGTCCTCCCTTGCGCTGATTTTCTACGCGCCGGACGCGGCGGAACCCCTGCGCGTCAATGTGGTCCGGGATATCTGCTATCATTTCAGCTCCGCCGGGCACGACGCGTCAGCGGGGCTCCTGCTCGCGGGCCTGCGCGACGTCTGGGCGCCCTTCCCCGCATCGTGACCATCCTTACTGCTTCCCCCGCAGGGCGGGCCGTGTTCCGGTCCGGCCCGCCCCTCCCTTCCATGGTTCCCACAGCGTGGGCCCGCTCTTTTTAAAAGTTTTTCAAAATCCTGTGCTCGTTCGTAATGAGAGCAGGAGGCCTCCACAGATGGGCCAAATACAGAGGAGGACGGATTCCCATGCAGAATCATACTCGTTACTCTAGTTTCCTATAATTCCAATGGCGGAGTTTCCTCTACCGTCTCTTTAGGCAACATATCTTTGTCAACAATTTCGCTGGTCGTTCGTTAGGGTGCGGAAATAAGGACGATACTATTATGAATGCTCTGAAGTGGCGCATCTTGGGTCGAGTCCTAGGTGGAATCTGTATCATTGCGGCGACTGTAACTTCTTTGTGTTACGTAAATATGTTGTCCGCACCTATCCCCAAAGCATTATTTATCCTCGGAGTTATCCTCTTTGTCGTTACTGAAATAAGTATGGCTGTTTCAGCATGGAAGCATCTCAAAAAATAACAAATAGGCAAGAGGCCATCTCTTAGGTTCACTAAATCACCATAAGCCCACCGCATATTTCACTCCCTCCTCCCCCGCAGGGCGGGCCGTGTTCCAGTCCGGCCCGCCCCTCCTTTCCATGGTTCCCACAGCATGGGCCCGCCGGGACATCCCGGCGGGCCCATGCTTTTTCCCCTACCCCCGCCAGAGCTCCTCCGGCGGCACGTCCAGCAGCAGCAGAGTCCCCGTCACCGCCAGCCAGGGCAGGGGGTCCCGCCCTGTTGGGAAGGGAAGCACCAGCTCCTGCCGCTCCAGCACCCGGCCGGTCACCGTCACCAACTCCCGCTGAAGGGCCACGCAGATCTGATCCCCCTCCAGGCTGGACAGGGTAATGCTGTCTTTGGGGGAGGGGCCGTAGCTCACCGCCCGGTCGGCCTTCAAATGCCGGGCCAGGGGTCCGGCGGAGCCGGGCAACAGCACCGTGCGGCAAGCGATGGCGCCGGCCCCTGCCCAGCCTACCGCTCCCGGTGAAACGGTGAGCAGGGAGAGCGCCTCCCCCGCCAGAGCCGCCGGGTGGGCCCCGGTCAGCAGCCGAAGCCCCGCCCGGCCCGCCGCCGCCAGCGCGGCTTCCACGGCCCCGGCCACGCCCTCTTCCCGCTCCCAGACGCCAATTTGCACCACAAAGCCTCACTCCTTTGCTACAGTTTGCGGTATTCCCCACCGGAATATGCAAAAAGCTCCGGTTTTCCGGGCGTGGGACCCCGCTTCCCCTTGACTTTTTCCGCCTGAAATCATAAAATGAACGATGAATTTACTTCGTAAAGGATTGAGAGTGACTATGGCACAGGACAAGAAGCAGGTGGAGCAGATCACCGACATGGAGGTGGACTTCGCCAAGTGGTTCACCGACGTGTGCAAAAAGGCCGAGCTCATCGACTATTCCAGCATCAAGGGCATGTTCATCTACCGGCCCTATGGCTACGCCATCTGGGAAAACATCCAGCACATCCTGGACGCGGAGTTCAAGAAGACCGGCCATGAGAACGTGTACCTGCCCATGCTCATCCCCGAGTCTCTGCTTCAGAAGGAGAAGGACCACGTGGAGGGCTTTGCCCCTGAGTGCGCCTGGGTGACCTGCGGCGGGGCCGACAAGCTGGAGGAGCGCTACTGCATCCGCCCCACCTCCGAGACCCTGTTCTGCGAGCATTACGCCAACATCATCCACTCCTGGCGGGACCTGCCCAAGCTCTACAACCAGTGGTGCTCCGTCCTGCGCTGGGAAAAGACCTCCCGCCCCTTCCTCCGCCACCGGGAGTTCCTGTGGCAGGAGGGCCACACCATGCACGCCACCGCCGAGGAGGCCGTGGCCGAGACCGAGCAGATGCTGAACATCTACGCCGACTTTATGGAAAACGTACTGGCCATGCCCGTGGTCAAGGGCCGCAAGACCGACAAGGAGAAGTTTTCCGGCGCCGAGGCCACCTACACCGTGGAGTGCATGATGCACGACAAGAAGGCTCTCCAGGGCGGCACCAGTCACTACTTCGGCGACGGCTTTGCCCGCGCCTTCGGCATCACCTTCACCGGCAAGGACAACCAGCCCCATTTCCCCCACCAGACCTCCTGGGGCGTATCCACCCGCATGATCGGCGGCATCATCATGACCCACGGCGACAACAACGGCCTGGTGCTGCCCCCCCGGGTAGCTCCCATCCAGGTGGTCATCATCCCCGTGGCCCAGCACAAGCCTGGCGTCCTCGAGGCCAACGCCGCCGTGATGGACCGGCTGGTAAAGGCGGGCTTCCGGGTAAAGATGGATGCTTCCGAGCAGTCCCCCGGCTGGAAGTTCGCCGAGTACGAGATGAAGGGCGTGCCCCTGCGCCTGGAGCTGGGCCCCAAGGACCTGGAGAAGAACCAGTGCGTGCTGGTCCGCCGGGACTCCGGCGAGAAGGTGTTCGTCTCCCTGGACGGCATTGAGCAGACCGTGGCCGGCACACTGGACGCCATCCACGACGGGCTGTACGCCAAGGCCAGGAAGAATCTGGAGGAAAACACCTATCCCGCCTACTCTCTGGCGGAGGCCAAGGCCATTCAGGAGGAGAAGGGCGGCTTCATCAAGACCATGTGGTGCGGCGATCTGGAATGCGAGCTGAAGATGAAGGAGGAGGCCGGCATGTCCTCCCGCTGCATCCCCTTTGAGCAGGAGCACCTGAGCGACGTATGCCCCATCTGCGGCAAGCCCGCCAAGCATATGATCTACTGGGGCGTGGCGTATTAACCGCAAATTGTGGAAAAAAGGCCGCATGTCGTACGACATGCGGCCTTTTTGTTTCTTACAGCACCTTCGACAAAAACTCGATGGTACGCGGTTCCTTGGGGCTGGCAAAGAACTCCGCGGGGGTGTTCTGCTCCAGGATGTGCCCGCCATCCATAAACAGCACCC is a genomic window of Intestinimonas massiliensis (ex Afouda et al. 2020) containing:
- the proS gene encoding proline--tRNA ligase codes for the protein MAQDKKQVEQITDMEVDFAKWFTDVCKKAELIDYSSIKGMFIYRPYGYAIWENIQHILDAEFKKTGHENVYLPMLIPESLLQKEKDHVEGFAPECAWVTCGGADKLEERYCIRPTSETLFCEHYANIIHSWRDLPKLYNQWCSVLRWEKTSRPFLRHREFLWQEGHTMHATAEEAVAETEQMLNIYADFMENVLAMPVVKGRKTDKEKFSGAEATYTVECMMHDKKALQGGTSHYFGDGFARAFGITFTGKDNQPHFPHQTSWGVSTRMIGGIIMTHGDNNGLVLPPRVAPIQVVIIPVAQHKPGVLEANAAVMDRLVKAGFRVKMDASEQSPGWKFAEYEMKGVPLRLELGPKDLEKNQCVLVRRDSGEKVFVSLDGIEQTVAGTLDAIHDGLYAKARKNLEENTYPAYSLAEAKAIQEEKGGFIKTMWCGDLECELKMKEEAGMSSRCIPFEQEHLSDVCPICGKPAKHMIYWGVAY